DNA from Pseudomonadota bacterium:
GTGGTAAGTTTAGCGAGAGAATCTAAAAGGATTAAAAGTTATTACGTTTGAAAATCTCCAGTCTGATATGTGGCATGGAGCCTTAATCTATGCAGTTGCCAATCTCATTGCTTAAATCGTGCCAAAATATAATTAATTGATATAACAATTGGTTACATATGAATAGCTTTCAAGCCATCTAAATGAAGATAAATGTATCTATTATATCGCTAAAAATAGTGCTATATAACATGAGCCGGTTTCAAAACGCCCCATTTTGGCCGATCTCTGCGTTGGGCTCAAATTTCAATCCTCGAAATACTCAATGTATTCCTGTGGTTGAAATTTTCGCCCGCCTTGAGCTTGACCAAACTGAAACGTTTTGAAAGTGGCTCACATGCATTAATTTTTTATGTTTATATACATAAAGGAGAATCCTGATAATGGATGAAAATGATTTTTTCCGTCAGGCAACTTTACAGATTTGTGGTAGTCTTGATATCGAAACTTCCTTATGGAATGCTTTTGAATATCTGGAAAAGTTTATGCCGTTAACAGGCATGAATCTTGTGCTGGGAGAGCCGGGTATGCCTGCAATAGAAACGCTGGCCCAGGTAAGCCGCAATAAAATTGAAAAAGTTGCCCGTAAGATTCCTTTACCACAAGAAATGCAGGCGGTACTGGAGCGTCAATGGGTGGAATTAACTGATGTTGGAATTATCAACCAGCCTGACTCGTTTCCTGTAAGCAAAGAAATAGCTCAATTGCTTGAAATGCCTGAAATGTCGACATTGACTATGCGTCTTAAAATAAATGATTCAAAACTGTTTGCTCTGGTAGTTTATTCAAAAGGAATAGACCAATATACAAGAGCACATGCCAATTTATTATCGCTTTTACACGACCCTTTTGCCATTGCCATGTCAAATGCATTAAAACATCAGGATGTCCTCAAACTTAAAGAATTGCTTGCTGATGACAACCGGTATCTTCATAACGAGCTGCTTCGTATTTCCGGAAATGAGATTATAGGCAGGAGAAAGGGGCTAAAGAAAGTTTTCGATATGGTACGGCAGGTAGCTCCTTTAAACAGTCCGGTGCTTTTGCTGGGAGAAACCGGGTCAGGAAAAGAAGTTATTGCCAATGCTATCCATTATTCATCACCACGAAGAAGTGGGCCTTTCATTAAGGTTAATTGCGGCGCTATACCGGATACGCTGATTGACAGCGAGCTTTTCGGACATGAGAAAGGAGCTTTTACAGGAGCATTATTCCAGAAACGTGGCAGATTCGAAAGGGCTCATAAAGGAACAATACTTCTTGATGAAATCGGAGAACTACCACAGGAAGCGCAGGTTAGACTTTTGCGTGTAATCCAAAACCAGGAAATTGAACGTGTTGGCGGAACGGAATCTATATCTATAGATATCCGTATTATTGC
Protein-coding regions in this window:
- a CDS encoding sigma-54 dependent transcriptional regulator is translated as MDENDFFRQATLQICGSLDIETSLWNAFEYLEKFMPLTGMNLVLGEPGMPAIETLAQVSRNKIEKVARKIPLPQEMQAVLERQWVELTDVGIINQPDSFPVSKEIAQLLEMPEMSTLTMRLKINDSKLFALVVYSKGIDQYTRAHANLLSLLHDPFAIAMSNALKHQDVLKLKELLADDNRYLHNELLRISGNEIIGRRKGLKKVFDMVRQVAPLNSPVLLLGETGSGKEVIANAIHYSSPRRSGPFIKVNCGAIPDTLIDSELFGHEKGAFTGALFQKRGRFERAHKGTILLDEIGELPQEAQVRLLRVIQNQEIERVGGTESISIDIRIIACTHRNLEKMVLSKQFREDLWFRLNVFPINIPPLRERIEDISELVEYFMKQKSIERNIPAAPVIASESIEKLKNYHWPGNVRELENFVERTLIQNRGKNISEPISFDNSLFQTPESEPEQQVELNYKTTIEDKLSMHMKEIIKIILPEPERSKLYSQKTEDESLKLDDALASHINKVLKITRGKVTGPGGASELLGLNPSTLRSKMKKIGISLSKKDLFNA